TCGGCATTTTGATGGATTTCCTGCATTTATCATCCGCTTCCATCTGGGTCGGCGGAATAGCGGCACTCGTTTTGCTGCTCGCAAACGAATGGAAGCAGCCTGACAAAACGCTCGCATGGGAAACGGTAAGCCGGTTCTCTCCATGGGCGCTTACTGCGGTCGGCGTCATTTTGTTTTCAGGCTTGCTTAATGGATTTTTCATCATACGTTCGATGGATTCGCTGTTCCACACAGCGTACGGCCAAGCTCTTTTAGTGAAAAGCGGACTGTTTGTGTTGATGCTGGCCTTAGGCGCGGTTCATTTTCTGCTCACCAGAAAACAGCGCCGCGCAGGAATCAGCCGGACGGTGAAAGCGGAATGGGCAATCGGCATCGCTGTATTGATCACAGCGGCCGTGTTTACCAGCCTGCCGAGCCCGCCTGAGCCCGGGCCGGAACCGTTCTACCAAACCAAAGCGATTGGGAACGGGCAAAGCGTTTCTCTCAGCATCAGTCCGAATCAGCCAGGCAAAAACGTATTTGATCTGCGAGTCACCGACCATAACGGCGACCCGGTGAAAAACATCCAGCAAATCACGTTAACCGTTTATAAAACAGGTCTGTCAGGCAGCGAAAACAAAAACACCTTTCAATTAAAAGAGAAAGAAAATGGCGTCTTCCAGGATGAAAATCTGTCCATTAATGAAAAAGGAAACTGGAAGATCAAAGTCCACGGTTTGACCGGTGACTTTAACGAAATCAATATCATGTTTACAAAAACCAATTAAAGGAGTGTTTTATGTTGTTTAAAAAAATCGCATGTACACTATGTTCAGCTATTGTCGGCTCACTTTTATTCTTTACGGCCTCTGCCAGCGCGCACGTTACTGTAAAGCCCGCTGAATCCGCTGCAGGCTCATGGGAAACCTATACAATGAAGGTTCCTTCTGAAAAAAACCTGCCGACAACAAAGGTTGTCCTCAAAATGCCGAAGGATGTTGAGTTCCAACAATACGAGCCGATTCCAGGCTGGAAGGTATCTACCCAGAAACACGATGATCAATCAGTTTCTGTCACATGGGAAGCAACTGACGGCGGCATTCAGGAAGGACAGTTCCAGCGGTTTACCTTTGTTGCCAAAAACCCTGATAAAGCGGATGAAGCCGCTTGGGACGCATATCAATATTACAAAGACGGCAGCATTGTCGAGTGGACGGGTGACGAAAATGCCGATACGCCTCATTCCATTACACATATTACCGCCGCAAAGCAAGTAACAGATGAGCACGGCGCCACGAAAACGGAAGACGATTCCAAGGACACAGGCTCTTCGGCTCTCGACATCACAGCGATTGTGCTGTCTGCTGCAGCCATTATTTTATCTGTGGCAGCGCTTGTAAAGAAAAAGCGCGCCTAATGAAAAAAAGCGATCCAGAAGTATTTCTGGGTCGCTTTTTTGATTTATCCGCGTCCTGCCTGGAAGGAAGGATATTGTGTCATGCCGCCGTCCGCGAATAACGTGATGCCTGTGACGTAGCTTGATTCCTTCGAAGCAAGCCATACCGCTACTGCGGCGATTTCCTCCGGTTCGCCGATGTATCCCATCGGAATCATGCTTTCAACATCTGCTTTCTGTTTAGGGTCAGCGAATTTTTCGGCATTGATTGGCGTGTTGATCGCGCCCGGACCAATATTATTGACACGAATTCCCTTCGGCGCGTACTCCAACGCTAACGTTTCCGTCATTAGCTTAATCCCGCCTTTACTAGCCGCATAGTGGACAAATAACGGCCACGGAATCACTTCATGCACACTGGACATGTTGATGACATTTCCCTTGATTTCGTGTTCTACGAAATATTTAATCGCTTCCCTGCTTCCTAAAAAAGCGCCGGTTAAGTTCGTGCTGATGACTTTATCCCAATCCTTCAGCGGCATTTCGTGAGAGGGGACAGGATTTTCAAGACCTGCATTATTAATCATAATATCGAGTGTGCCGAACTCTTTAATGGCAGTTTGCACAATATGTTTTACATCTTCCTCTTTCGTGACATCACCTTGGACAATAACGGCTTCACCGCCCGCCTTGACGACCGCTTCTTTTACCTCGTTTGGATCCTGCTTGTTACTGTAGTAGTTGATCACCACTTTTGCTTGCTCCTTGCCAAAGCGAATGGCCATGGCTTTCCCAAGACCCGATGCGGCTCCTGTAATGGCAACGACTTTCCCTTTTAAATCCGGATACATCTTTATCTTCCTCCAATTGTTATGAATTTGTTTTGGCGATTCCTAAAAATATGGCTGCCGCAATAATCAGGGCAATCCCAATTCCAATCCCTATAAGCTGGCGTTTTGTTTTCTTTTCACGCAGGATGAATATGCCGCCAAGCGTTGAAATGACAATTCCCATTTGTGAGAGGGAAAAGCTTGTCGCGACACCGACCTTCGGCTGAGAAATAAACAAAAACATATTTCCGCCTGCCCAGATTAAACCCGGGAGGATATTTCTGACTGCATATTTGTTAAAGGGTTTGTGCTTGTAGGTTAAAGCAAGTCCCCCGATTACCATCCCGATCGCCTGCGGCAAAAGAGCCGACCAGCCCGACACGTTGAACAACCTGGCAACGACCACATAGACCAAATAACCAAGCGTTGAGACAAGAAGAATCAATATGCCCTTTTTTAAATTGCTTGGCTCTCCCTCTTTTTTGCCTTTCTTATCTTCCAATGACGCGAGAATGATTCCCACGATGATAAAGATCAGAGCGAGAATGCCAAGCGTAATCGCAATTGGTGTAGACCATTCGCGAAATACAATCACACCAAACAGCGAGGTTGAAACGAGCTGCATTCCGGTGGAAATCGGCATTGTTTTGGACACACCCATCAATTCAATGCTTTTCAGCTGGTTTGCCTGTCCAAGAGACCAAAATAACCCGGATACGATTCCGACAATAAAAATACGCAGTGACAGAGCGGGCTGAACAAAAAAGTAAATGACGATAGACACAATGAGCGCCCCGATCGTCGTTCCGAGAGTCTGGCTGTACGGCCCGCCGCCTAATTTCACATTGAAGAGAACAATGCTCCCCCAAAACAAAGCCGGGAGAAGAGCCAATAATAAATCCATTGTTGGGGAACCTTCTTTCAAAATGTATTTGCTGTTATTTTGGCTGGAATTGTTGTGATTATTCGCCGGAACACAAAAAGAGCTGCCGGAAGATCCGGCAGCTCTAGGAGCTTGCATTTTATTACAAACCGATGGACATATATTTTGTTTCAAGGTAAGGTTCGATGCCTTCCGAACCGCCTTCGCGGCCGATTCCGCTTTCTTTCATTCCGCCGAATGGCGCTTGAACCGCTGACGGCCCGCCATCATTCCAGCCAATAATGCCGTACTCGAGATTCTCGGAAATATAGATGCCGCGGCGGTAGTTTTCTGTGAAGAAGTAAGCAGCCAAGCCGTACGGGGTATCGTTGGCAAGCTCAATCGCTTCATCAATATCAGAAAATGTGACGATCGGTGCAACCGGGCCGAATGTTTCCTCATGCATGATATTCATTGACGTATCCACATCGGTGAGCACTGTCGGGTTGACGAAGTAGCAGCCTTTGTCATCGTTTCGGTCATACGTGCCCCCTGCAAGAACCTTCGCTCCTTTTTCAACAGCATCATCAATTTGGCTGACGATTTTTTCAAAGCCTCTTTTGTTGATGATCGGGCCGACATTGACGCCTTCTTCAAGTCCATTTCCGACTTTCAGCTTAGACACTTGCTCGCTCAGTTTCGCAGCAAATTCATCTTTGATGGATTCATGAACGATCAGGCGGTTGGCACATACACAGGTTTGGCCCGCGTTGCGGTATTTGGACACCATCGCTTGTTCAACGGCAAGATCAATATTTGCATCCTCATCCACGATCAGCGGTGCATGTCCGCCGAGCTCCATAGAGAGATGTTTCACGGTGTCCGCACTGTTTTTCATGAGGATTTTCCCGACCGGCGTTGATCCTGTGAACGTGATTTTGCGGATTTTTGGACTGCTTGTGAACACGTTCCCGATTTCTTCGCCGTCGCCAATGACAACCTGCAGAACATCTTTTGGAATGCCCGCTTCATATGCGAGCCGCGCAAGCTCATAGGCAGACAGCGGTGTGTCCGGTGCCGGCTTGATGATAAACGTACAGCCGGCGGCAAGAGCAGGCGCCGCTTTGCGTGTAATCATCGCATTCGGAAAATTCCATGGCGTGATGGCAGCAACCGGGCCGACTGGCTGGCGTGTGACGACAATTCGTTTGCCGGTTGTCGGAGCAGGAACCGTTCTTCCGTATACACGCTTCGCTTCCTCTGCGAACCATTCGATATAACCTGCGCCATATAGGACCTCGCCGACCGCTTCCTGATACGGTTTTCCGTTTTCCTTTGTAATTACATTTGCAAGTTCTTCTTTATGTTCAACAATCAGCTCATACCATCTTTTCAAAAGAGACGCTCTTTCATTCGCTGATGTTTTGGACCACGTTTTAAACGCTTGATGTGAACGTTCAATGGCTTCTTCTACTTCTTGGGCGGATTGCTGGGGAATCGTTTTGATCTCCTCGCCCGTAGCCGGGTTGTAGACCGTTAATTGATCTGGCATATTGAACATTCCTTTCTGTTTTATGATTACTTAAAATGATAGCAGACCCAGCCGTTTTCTTTCCAATGATTACGCTCGCAGGCCCGCCTCCAAGATGCTGAGCCCTTCATTCAGAAGGCTGTCTGAGATGACGAGCGGCGTCAGAAAGCGAATCATATTGATTCCCGCTGTCAGCAAAAGCAATCCGTTTTGATTCGCATACGCCGCAATCCCTGCCGCTTTCGCCTTATCAGGCTCTCGCGTGTCCAGATCCTTGACGATTTGATTGCCGCCATTGCCCCGAGTCTCCCGGATATCACCGATGACGGGGATTCTCGCTTCCATTCATATGCCTTTCTTTGAATCATTTTGCCAATTTCTTCAGATCCCTCATTCAGCCCTTCTTCTTCAATGATATCCAAAACAGCTAAAGCCGCCGCACACCCGAGCGGGCTGCCTCAATACGTGCCGCCCAGCTCCCCGGGCGCCGCCGCATCAAGCAGTTCCGCACGGCCGATCACACCGCTTAACGGGAGGCCCGCCGCTAGTGATTTAGAAACCGTGATCATATCAGGAACAACATCAAAATGTTCAATGGCGAAATAAGTGCCTGTTCTGGCAAAACCGGTTTGAATTTCATCAGCTATATGGTTTTGCCGCCGGAGCTATTGCGGACATATAAACAGCGGGGCTATGATTTGCAGACATGCTCCTCGCTTACGCAGCGCGCCCTGCAGGAATTTATCGAATCCGGAGAAAATATCAGAAGCATATTAAGAAAATGAAGCAGCATTATAAAGAAAAGAGAGAGCGCCTGATCACCGCTTTAGAAACAAAGTTCAGAGGAGAGGTATCCGTACAAGGGGCAAATGCGGGACTGCATTTCATCACCGAATTTCATACAAGCCGCACCGAACAAGACATCATGGCACATGCCGCCGGCCAGCAGCTCGAAATCTTCGGAATGAGCCGGTTTGGCTTGAAGGAAAACAAGCGGCAAACAGGCCGGCCCGCTCTGATTATCGGCTTCGCGCGATTGAAGGAAGAAGACATTCAAGAGGGTGTCGAGAGGCTGTTCCGTACTGTTTACGGGCATAAAAAAATCCCCGGTACAGGGGATTGATTCACCAGCGGTCCTGGTCCACATTCAGTACGGCTTCAAGCAGGCCGGGAAACGCCTTTTCAAGGTCTTCAGCACGAAGCGAATAATACCGGCGCTTCCCTTCTATCCGAACTTGAGCGATGCCTGATTCTCTCAGTACTTTAAAATGATGCGACAAGGTCGACTTGGCAACCTGTACATCCGCACAGGTGCCGCACGTTTTTTCTTTCGCTTCAGCTAATTGCTTGACGAGCTCTAAACGAAGCGGATCACTCAGTGCGTGAAGAACCTTTGTCAACTGCAACGTTTCTGTTTCTGGATGGTTTGGAATGTTCATGACACAAATGTATCACACAACAATTAGAATGACAATTTTACTATTTGAGGGTTTTTCCTTTACCTCATTTTGAATACATGATACAGTTAGTTCGATGAAATTCGAACAATAAAATCAGCATAACGATGGAGGAGATTGACATGATCGTATTACAAGCTTACATCAAAGTAAAACCAGAAAAACGCGAGGAATTTTTGAACGAGGCGCAATCGCTTGTTGAGCATTCAAGAGCTGAGGAAGGCAACGCGCAATACGACCTATTTGAAAAAGTGGGCGAAGAAAATACATTTGTGATGCTTGAGCAATGGAAAGATGAAGCGGCGATGAAATTCCACAATGAAACTGCGCATTTCCAAGGATTTGTCGCAAAAGGAAAAGAACTGCTGAGCGCTCCTCTTGATGTTGTCCGCACAGAACTTAGCGAGTAAAGAAAGGGTGTCCCATATGAATGAAGTCATTAAATCATTAACAGACCACCGTTCGATTCGCAGCTATACAGATGAGCCTGTATCCCAGGAACAATTGGACCACATCATTCAAGCGGTGCAAGCAGCCCCAACTTCGATCAACGGACAGCAAGTGACTGTGATCACAGTGCAGGATAAAGAACGCAAAAAGAAAATCTCCGAGCTGGCAGGCGGACAGCCTTGGATTGATCAGGCTCCTGTTTTCCTTCTGTTCTGCGCAGACTTCAACCGGGCTAAAATCGCGCTTGAAGATCTGCATGATTTCAATATGGAGATCACAAACGGTTTGGAATCTGTTCTTGTCGGCGCCGTAGACGCTGGTATCGCCCTTGGCACAGCGACAGCAGCTGCCGAATCCCTCGGATTGGGCACGGTACCGATCGGCGCGGTTCGCGGAAACCCTCAAGAGCTGATTGAACTGCTTGAGCTTCCAAAATACGTGTTCCCTGTATCCGGTCTTGTCATCGGCCATCCCGCAGACCGTTCGGCGAAAAAACCGCGTCTTCCACAGGAAGCCGTCAATCATCAGGAAACCTATTTGACTCAAGATGAGCTGACGTCCCACATCCAGACATATGACGAGACGATGTCTGAATATATGAAAGAGCGGACAAACGGAAAAGAAACAAGAAACTGGTCACAGGGCATCGCATCCTATTATGAGCGCCTGTACTATCCACACATCCGTGAAATGCTTGAAAAACAAGGATTTAAAGTTGAAAAATAAGCCTCACCCGGCCTGTCGGATTTTCCGGCGGGCCTTTTGATTGTCCGGTTAAAATCCATTGACTTCTATTTCGTTTATTTGGTAAAATTTTTTCATTGTTACTCATTGGTTTTGTGTGAACCAATGGGTTTTCTAATGTTCAGGAAAGAAGGAAGCCATGAGATGCTTGATAAAAAAACAGATATCTTGTTAGCTGCGAGAAAGCTGTTTTCGGAGAAGGATTTTACGTCAGTTTCCATGCAGGCGATCGCAGAAGAATGTAAGATGTCAAAAGCTTCGATATATAAGCTGTTTCAGTCTAAGGAAGATCTGCTTTTAGAGCTGCTGGCATTTAACCAGAAGCAAATGGTGGCGGCGGCCTCAAGACTTCAGGAAAATACCGAGCTGACACCGGAGGAGCGTTTGATGCAAAAGGTCAAAATGGAGCTGGAAGGCTTTAGGCGGAATCAGCAATTTTTCAATATGCTGACCTACGGAGACCCCAAGCTGCATAATAACCGGGTCAAACAGCATATCCATCAGACCAGATCAACGATTATCCGCTGGCACCGCGATTCGCTGATTCAGGCATATGGAGAAACCATTCTCCCGTTCGTGTGGGATTTGGTCATCATTCTTCACGGCATGATGCGTGAGTTTGTCATGCTGATCAAAATAGAGGAAAAACCGCTTGAGCTTGACCCAATCGCAGCGTTTATCATCAGCACCCTCAATCAGCTTGTCAAAAACAAGGAAACCCGGAAGTCTCTCCTTCCTCCAGAAGCCATCGAGCTTTATATTCATTCAGCATCCTCCTGCAAACCAAAGGATAAATCAGCCCTGTTGTCGGAAACCCTGAAAGAATTACACCAAGGCATCTCTTCCCTGCCCGCCGCGGACTATGACGTAGATGAATTGACATCCGCAGCCGCCATGCTGGAAGAAGAAGCGAAGAAGGAAGAACCCCGCGCTTTTTTGCTCAAATCACTGATTGGCTATCTGGAACAAACCGGTGTTTTAACACAGCCCGTTTCGATGTTAAAAACACTGTTAATTACGTAAAGAAAAGAAGGGATATGTATTGGAAAAAAGTATTGCACCAAAACCTTTTAACCGTTCTATCATTGTCGGCATTTTATTAGCCGGGGCGTTTGTCGCGATCTTGAATCAGACGCTGTTAATTACCGCGCTTCCCCATATTATGAGGGAATTCAATGTAGATGCCAACCAAGCGCAATGGCTGACAACTTCATTTATGTTAACAAACGGGATTTTAATTCCGATCACCGCGTTTTTAATTGAGAAATTCACGAGCCGGACGCTGCTCATTACAGCAATGAGCATTTTTACTGCCGGAACAGTTGTCGGAGCGTTCGCGCCGAACTTTCCGGTTCTTCTGACAGCGCGTATCATTCAAGCAGCTGGTGCCGGTATTATGATGCCGCTCATGCAGACCGTATTTTTGACAATCTTTCCGATTGAAAAGCGCGGCCAAGCGATGGGTATGGTCGGATTGGTCATCTCGTTCGCGCCTGCGATCGGACCAACGCTTTCCGGATGGGCAGTCGAAGCTTTCTCTTGGAGATCTCTGTTTTATATCATTCTTCCATTTGCTGTGATTGATTTGCTTCTTGCCAGCATCCTAATGAAGAACGTGACGACTTTAAGAAAGACACAGATTGATATTTTATCAGTCATCCTATCGACATTTGGATTCGGCGGCCTTCTGTACGGCTTCTCAAGCGTCGGCTCTTACGGCTGGACCAGTTCAACCGTCTTGATTTCACTGCTGGTGGGTGTCGTCGCACTGATCTTGTTTATTACGAGACAAATGAAGCTTGAAAAACCGATGCTGGAATTCCGCGTCTTCACGTTTGGCGTGTTCAGCTTAACAACACTGCTTGGAACGCTTGTCTTTGCACTATTGATCGGTACGGAAACCATCCTGCCGCTTTATACACAAAACGTCAGAGACGTCACAGCTTTTGATACAGGACTCATGCTTCTTCCGGGAGCCATTGTGATGGGCTTCATGTCACCGATCATCGGCAGAATCTTTGACCGTGTCGGCGGAAGAGGGCTGGCGATCGCCGGTTTCTGCATCATCTTCCTGACATCGCTGCCGTTTATGCAGCTGACCGACCATACGTCACTCGCTTGGATTGTTGTGTTGTATACCGTTCGTCTCTTAGGTACCGCCATGATCATGATGCCGGTGACCACTGCCGGAATCAACGCGTTGCCGCGCCACCTGATCCCGCACGGAACAGCGATGAACAACACCATCCGCCAAGTCGGCGGCTCGATCGGAACCGCACTATTGGTATCCGTCATGAGCAACCAAGCGGCACACGCAGGCACGACAAATGCGAAACACGCAGCCCTGCACGGCATGAACGCCGCATTTCTTGTGGCAGCCTGCATCGCGCTTGCCGGCTTCCTTCTCTCTTTTACATTAAAGAAACCTCAGCGCCCTGCCGAACAGCAGCCGGCACGCTGATCCATAAAAAAAGAGCCCCGCTTTTAAGCGGAGGCTCATTTTTTTACTTCTCTAAACCGTCTTTCACTTCTTTAATCATTTGCGTCATAGACTCAAGTCCGCCTCCTGATAAGTACCAAGTAGCAGAATCAAGGTAAACGACGTGATCATTTTTCACTGCGTTTACGTTTTTCACATAATCGTTTTCAACGACTTGTTTTGTAGATGATGTTTCTCCGATCGCTGTGCCGCGGTCAATGACAAACAGATAATCCGGGTTCGTTTTTGAAATGTACTCATAAGAAACGCTTTGTCCGTGAGTAGACGCTTTGATGTTTTTATCAGCCGGTGTCACGCCGAATACGTCGTGAATCAAGCCGTATCTTGATTTAGAACCGAACGCGCTGATTTTTCCGTCGTTCGCCATGATGACAAGACCGTTTTTGTTAAGCTTTTCAGCTGTTTTCTTAAGGTCTGCAATTGAGCTATCAATTGTTGCAAGTTCATCTTTCACTTCATCTTCTTTATCAAAGATCTTACCGATTGTTTCCGCGTCTGACTTAAATGACTCCATGTATTTCGCTGTGTCCACGCCAAGGTAAATCGTCGGCGCGATATCAGAGAATTCTTTGTATGACTCAGATTGTCTTCCTGAAATAATGATCAGGTCAGGGTCTATTTCAGCCACTTTTTCAAAGTCAGGCTCTTTTAAGCTTCCCACATCAGCATATTTGTCATCTTTGAATTGGGACAGATACTTAGGAAGGGCTTGTTTCGGCAGGCCCGCCACTTTATCATCAAGACCGAGTTTATCTAACGTATCTAAGCTTCCAAAATCAAATACGACGACTTTTTTAGGATTCTTTGGCACTTTTGTGCCGTCTTTATCCAGCTGGTGTTTCACTGTGATTTGTTCATTCTTTGAATCAGAACCTTTGCTGCTGCTTGTGCTTTGGTTTCCGCATGCGGAAATGACAACTGCCGTTACCAACGCGATGAATAGTAATGCGAACTTTTTCATGCTCCTCACCTCTTCTATATATTAAGAAAAATAAACACCTATTCTTTGATGATCAATTGTCTGAATCGGGATGGTCATATCGTAAATTTCCTCAAGCACAGAGGTTTCAATAATCTCCTCAGGCGGCCCCTCTTTTACGATTCGGCCGTTCTTCAAGGCCACGATATGATCGGAGTAGACGGATGCGAAGTTGATATCATGAATCACAATCACGATTGTTTTTCCTAGCTCCTCTACCAGCCGTTTCAGCAGTTTCATAATTTCAACTGAATGTTTCATATCCAGGTTGTTCAGCGGCTCATCCAGAAAAATATAATCGGTGTCCTGGGCAATGACCATTGCGATAAATGCCCTTTGGCACTGTCCGCCGCTCAGCTGATCCAGATATTTGTCCTGAATGTCTTCCAGCTTCATATAGCCGAGCGCCTGGTTGATATGAACCCAGTCATCCTCTGTCAGCCGGCCTTGTGAGTACGGAAATCTGCCGAAGCTGACAAGATCTTTGATGGTGAGCCTAATGTTGATTTGGTTCGCCTGCTTCAAAATGCTCATTTTTTTAGCAAGCTCTTTACTGTCGCAGGATCCAATCTCTTGGCCGTCTATGAAAATCTCGCCGGAGTCTTTTTTGATCAGGCGGCTCATCAAAGACAGCAGCGTGCTTTTGCCAGCGCCGTTAGGCCCGATAAACGAGGTGATTTTGCCTTTTTGAATCGTGACTGACGTCTCTTCAAGGACAACTTTCCCCCCATATTGTTTGCTTACTTTTTTGACCTCTACCATGATTTATTCTCCTTTAACAGCAAGTAGATAAAATAAATCCCGCCGGCAAAATTGATAATGACGCTCAGCGTCGTTGAGAAGGTAAATACTTTCTCAACCACAAACTGTCCTCCCACCAGCGCGATGATGCTGATCAAGACGGAGCCTGCGATTAAGTATGAGTGCTTATATGTATTCAAGAATTCTCTCGCCAGGTTGACGACAAGAAGCCCTAAAAACATAATTGGCCCGACTAGCGCTGTTGAAACAGAAACAAGGATCGCAACCACGACCAGCATCTGCTTCACCACTTTGTCGTAGTCAATGCCCAAATTCACGGCGTGCTCGCGACCGAGCGACAGCACGTCAAAAAACTTCGTAAAACGCCAGACATAAACGCCTGTCAGCAGGAAGATGATGAACGCAAGCCATAACAAATCCGTATTAATGTTGTTAAAGCTGGCAAACATCTTGTCCTGCACAACTTGAAACTCATTCGGGTCAATCAGCATCTGCATAAAGGAAGACAGGCTGCCAAACAGCGTGCCAAACACGATGCCGACGAGCAGAAGGAAAAAGATATTTCTCCCCTCTCCCTTGAACATGAGCTGATACAAAACTAGAGAAAACACGATCATCAGC
The Bacillus vallismortis genome window above contains:
- a CDS encoding YcnI family protein, with the translated sequence MFKKIACTLCSAIVGSLLFFTASASAHVTVKPAESAAGSWETYTMKVPSEKNLPTTKVVLKMPKDVEFQQYEPIPGWKVSTQKHDDQSVSVTWEATDGGIQEGQFQRFTFVAKNPDKADEAAWDAYQYYKDGSIVEWTGDENADTPHSITHITAAKQVTDEHGATKTEDDSKDTGSSALDITAIVLSAAAIILSVAALVKKKRA
- the gdh gene encoding glucose 1-dehydrogenase; protein product: MYPDLKGKVVAITGAASGLGKAMAIRFGKEQAKVVINYYSNKQDPNEVKEAVVKAGGEAVIVQGDVTKEEDVKHIVQTAIKEFGTLDIMINNAGLENPVPSHEMPLKDWDKVISTNLTGAFLGSREAIKYFVEHEIKGNVINMSSVHEVIPWPLFVHYAASKGGIKLMTETLALEYAPKGIRVNNIGPGAINTPINAEKFADPKQKADVESMIPMGYIGEPEEIAAVAVWLASKESSYVTGITLFADGGMTQYPSFQAGRG
- the glcU gene encoding glucose uptake protein GlcU, producing MDLLLALLPALFWGSIVLFNVKLGGGPYSQTLGTTIGALIVSIVIYFFVQPALSLRIFIVGIVSGLFWSLGQANQLKSIELMGVSKTMPISTGMQLVSTSLFGVIVFREWSTPIAITLGILALIFIIVGIILASLEDKKGKKEGEPSNLKKGILILLVSTLGYLVYVVVARLFNVSGWSALLPQAIGMVIGGLALTYKHKPFNKYAVRNILPGLIWAGGNMFLFISQPKVGVATSFSLSQMGIVISTLGGIFILREKKTKRQLIGIGIGIALIIAAAIFLGIAKTNS
- the gabD gene encoding succinate-semialdehyde dehydrogenase, which encodes MPDQLTVYNPATGEEIKTIPQQSAQEVEEAIERSHQAFKTWSKTSANERASLLKRWYELIVEHKEELANVITKENGKPYQEAVGEVLYGAGYIEWFAEEAKRVYGRTVPAPTTGKRIVVTRQPVGPVAAITPWNFPNAMITRKAAPALAAGCTFIIKPAPDTPLSAYELARLAYEAGIPKDVLQVVIGDGEEIGNVFTSSPKIRKITFTGSTPVGKILMKNSADTVKHLSMELGGHAPLIVDEDANIDLAVEQAMVSKYRNAGQTCVCANRLIVHESIKDEFAAKLSEQVSKLKVGNGLEEGVNVGPIINKRGFEKIVSQIDDAVEKGAKVLAGGTYDRNDDKGCYFVNPTVLTDVDTSMNIMHEETFGPVAPIVTFSDIDEAIELANDTPYGLAAYFFTENYRRGIYISENLEYGIIGWNDGGPSAVQAPFGGMKESGIGREGGSEGIEPYLETKYMSIGL
- a CDS encoding ArsR/SmtB family transcription factor, translated to MNIPNHPETETLQLTKVLHALSDPLRLELVKQLAEAKEKTCGTCADVQVAKSTLSHHFKVLRESGIAQVRIEGKRRYYSLRAEDLEKAFPGLLEAVLNVDQDRW
- a CDS encoding putative quinol monooxygenase, with the translated sequence MIVLQAYIKVKPEKREEFLNEAQSLVEHSRAEEGNAQYDLFEKVGEENTFVMLEQWKDEAAMKFHNETAHFQGFVAKGKELLSAPLDVVRTELSE
- a CDS encoding NADPH-dependent oxidoreductase, whose translation is MNEVIKSLTDHRSIRSYTDEPVSQEQLDHIIQAVQAAPTSINGQQVTVITVQDKERKKKISELAGGQPWIDQAPVFLLFCADFNRAKIALEDLHDFNMEITNGLESVLVGAVDAGIALGTATAAAESLGLGTVPIGAVRGNPQELIELLELPKYVFPVSGLVIGHPADRSAKKPRLPQEAVNHQETYLTQDELTSHIQTYDETMSEYMKERTNGKETRNWSQGIASYYERLYYPHIREMLEKQGFKVEK
- a CDS encoding TetR/AcrR family transcriptional regulator, producing MLDKKTDILLAARKLFSEKDFTSVSMQAIAEECKMSKASIYKLFQSKEDLLLELLAFNQKQMVAAASRLQENTELTPEERLMQKVKMELEGFRRNQQFFNMLTYGDPKLHNNRVKQHIHQTRSTIIRWHRDSLIQAYGETILPFVWDLVIILHGMMREFVMLIKIEEKPLELDPIAAFIISTLNQLVKNKETRKSLLPPEAIELYIHSASSCKPKDKSALLSETLKELHQGISSLPAADYDVDELTSAAAMLEEEAKKEEPRAFLLKSLIGYLEQTGVLTQPVSMLKTLLIT
- a CDS encoding MDR family MFS transporter — translated: MEKSIAPKPFNRSIIVGILLAGAFVAILNQTLLITALPHIMREFNVDANQAQWLTTSFMLTNGILIPITAFLIEKFTSRTLLITAMSIFTAGTVVGAFAPNFPVLLTARIIQAAGAGIMMPLMQTVFLTIFPIEKRGQAMGMVGLVISFAPAIGPTLSGWAVEAFSWRSLFYIILPFAVIDLLLASILMKNVTTLRKTQIDILSVILSTFGFGGLLYGFSSVGSYGWTSSTVLISLLVGVVALILFITRQMKLEKPMLEFRVFTFGVFSLTTLLGTLVFALLIGTETILPLYTQNVRDVTAFDTGLMLLPGAIVMGFMSPIIGRIFDRVGGRGLAIAGFCIIFLTSLPFMQLTDHTSLAWIVVLYTVRLLGTAMIMMPVTTAGINALPRHLIPHGTAMNNTIRQVGGSIGTALLVSVMSNQAAHAGTTNAKHAALHGMNAAFLVAACIALAGFLLSFTLKKPQRPAEQQPAR
- a CDS encoding siderophore ABC transporter substrate-binding protein, which gives rise to MKKFALLFIALVTAVVISACGNQSTSSSKGSDSKNEQITVKHQLDKDGTKVPKNPKKVVVFDFGSLDTLDKLGLDDKVAGLPKQALPKYLSQFKDDKYADVGSLKEPDFEKVAEIDPDLIIISGRQSESYKEFSDIAPTIYLGVDTAKYMESFKSDAETIGKIFDKEDEVKDELATIDSSIADLKKTAEKLNKNGLVIMANDGKISAFGSKSRYGLIHDVFGVTPADKNIKASTHGQSVSYEYISKTNPDYLFVIDRGTAIGETSSTKQVVENDYVKNVNAVKNDHVVYLDSATWYLSGGGLESMTQMIKEVKDGLEK
- the yclP gene encoding petrobactin ABC transporter ATP-binding protein YclP, with amino-acid sequence MVEVKKVSKQYGGKVVLEETSVTIQKGKITSFIGPNGAGKSTLLSLMSRLIKKDSGEIFIDGQEIGSCDSKELAKKMSILKQANQINIRLTIKDLVSFGRFPYSQGRLTEDDWVHINQALGYMKLEDIQDKYLDQLSGGQCQRAFIAMVIAQDTDYIFLDEPLNNLDMKHSVEIMKLLKRLVEELGKTIVIVIHDINFASVYSDHIVALKNGRIVKEGPPEEIIETSVLEEIYDMTIPIQTIDHQRIGVYFS